The Mytilus galloprovincialis chromosome 7, xbMytGall1.hap1.1, whole genome shotgun sequence genome has a window encoding:
- the LOC143082404 gene encoding uncharacterized protein LOC143082404 isoform X2: protein MLQELFPFLFTIGAVVCDQCYHYAYGYSYCSGYCSGYYGSEYCIYYTGYYIFSGGAIAGLVFGIIAAAAIFIVVVIICIKNHNKRTIGRVVGPAPNTTTVAVTSTTHPTGYMQPMNPYPSYTTQPLPQPPQYSPMYPPPPAYSVPMSQGYSAPTQPQYNSIYNQPPAFGNRTQTTNV, encoded by the exons ATGCTGCAGGAATTATTTCCTTTTCTATTTACAATAG GTGCGGTAGTATGCGACCAATGTTACCATTATGCATACGGGTATAGTTACTGCAGCGGTTACTGTTCAGGGTACTACGGATCTGAGTACTGTATATACTATACCGGATATTATATTTT TTCTGGAGGAGCCATAGCTGGCTTAGTTTTTGGAATAATTGCCGCTGCAGCCATTTTTATTGTCGTCgtaattatatgtataaaaaaccACAATAAACGAACTATTGGACGAGTGGTCGGACCTGCTCCTAACACAACAACAGTAGCTGTCACTAGTACAACACATCCGACAG GATACATGCAACCAATGAATCCGTACCCAAGCTACACGACACAACCGCTGCCACAACCGCCGCAGTACAGTCCAATGTATCCTCCGCCGCCAGCTTACTCCGTTCCGATGTCGCAAGGATATAGTGCACCAACACAACCACAGTACAACAGCATATACAACCAACCACCAGCATTTGGGAACAGAACGCAGACAACAAATGTATAA
- the LOC143082404 gene encoding uncharacterized protein LOC143082404 isoform X1 — protein MLREISILLCYMIGAVVCDQCYHYAYGYSYCSGYCSGYYGSEYCIYYTGYYIFSGGAIAGLVFGIIAAAAIFIVVVIICIKNHNKRTIGRVVGPAPNTTTVAVTSTTHPTGYMQPMNPYPSYTTQPLPQPPQYSPMYPPPPAYSVPMSQGYSAPTQPQYNSIYNQPPAFGNRTQTTNV, from the exons ATGCTGAGAGAAATCTCCATTTTGCTATGTTACATGATAG GTGCGGTAGTATGCGACCAATGTTACCATTATGCATACGGGTATAGTTACTGCAGCGGTTACTGTTCAGGGTACTACGGATCTGAGTACTGTATATACTATACCGGATATTATATTTT TTCTGGAGGAGCCATAGCTGGCTTAGTTTTTGGAATAATTGCCGCTGCAGCCATTTTTATTGTCGTCgtaattatatgtataaaaaaccACAATAAACGAACTATTGGACGAGTGGTCGGACCTGCTCCTAACACAACAACAGTAGCTGTCACTAGTACAACACATCCGACAG GATACATGCAACCAATGAATCCGTACCCAAGCTACACGACACAACCGCTGCCACAACCGCCGCAGTACAGTCCAATGTATCCTCCGCCGCCAGCTTACTCCGTTCCGATGTCGCAAGGATATAGTGCACCAACACAACCACAGTACAACAGCATATACAACCAACCACCAGCATTTGGGAACAGAACGCAGACAACAAATGTATAA